The Prunus persica cultivar Lovell chromosome G8, Prunus_persica_NCBIv2, whole genome shotgun sequence genome includes a region encoding these proteins:
- the LOC18766834 gene encoding abscisate beta-glucosyltransferase produces MDSSETPVVMYFFPFIGGGHQIPMIDIARVFSSQGAKATILTTTPANALRFRSSIRRDQSLNLPITIRVLNLPNDAVSPDSPMSATPSTDTSVLREPLKLFLTQNPPDCIVIDVFHRWAADVIDGLNIKRVVFNGNGFFSRCVSECIGRYAPHEQLGSDSEPFLVPQIPDRIELTRSQLPPFARNKPGLPDKVGKAEEKAFGVVVNSFYELEPKYVEYFKTVLGKKAWPVGPVSLCNRNNADKTERGQAASVDGQSLRNCLSWLDSKEPNSVVYISFGSLARLPPAQLVEIAHGLEASAHNFIWVVGKIFRRAQEGRVGDDENWVPQGFEERMMEMKRGILIRGWAPQILMLEHGAVGGFMSHCGWNSTLESVTAGVPMMTWPLSAEQFYNEKLITDVLGIGVQVGSKEWLSWNAEREELVGREKVEAVVSRVMGGGEEAEEMRKQARALAEKARRAVEEGGSSYEGVDALISELKSLRKN; encoded by the coding sequence ATGGATTCATCAGAAACTCCAGTTGTCATGTACTTCTTCCCATTTATAGGAGGAGGCCACCAAATCCCAATGATAGATATAGCAAGAGTCTTCTCCTCCCAAGGAGCCAAAGCCACAATCCTAACCACCACACCCGCCAACGCCCTGCGCTTCCGAAGCTCCATCCGCCGAGACCAAAGCCTCAACCTACCGATCACCATCCGTGTCCTCAACCTCCCAAACGACGCCGTCTCGCCCGACTCCCCCATGTCCGCAACCCCCTCCACAGACACCTCCGTCCTCCGAGAACCCCTCAAgctattcctcacccaaaacccacccgACTGCATCGTCATCGACGTCTTCCACCGCTGGGCGGCTGATGTCATCGACGGGCTTAACATCAAACGGGTGGTGTTCAATGGAAACGGATTCTTCTCTCGCTGCGTCAGCGAGTGTATTGGCCGATACGCGCCGCATGAGCAACTGGGTTCTGATTCTGAGCCATTTCTGGTGCCTCAAATTCCTGATAGGATCGAATTGACGCGGTCTCAGCTGCCCCCTTTTGCAAGAAACAAACCAGGGCTTCCTGATAAAGTTGGAAAAGCAGAGGAGAAGGCTTTTGGGGTTGTGGTGAATAGTTTCTATGAATTGGAGCCAAAATATGTGGAGTATTTCAAGACTGTGTTGGGGAAAAAGGCATGGCCTGTTGGCCCAGTTTCTCTGTGCAACAGAAACAATGCCGATAAGACTGAGAGAGGCCAAGCAGCCTCTGTTGATGGACAGAGCCTCCGAAATTGTTTGAGCTGGTTGGATTCTAAAGAACCCAACTCGGTCGTTTACATAAGTTTCGGCAGCTTGGCTCGGTTGCCGCCCGCCCAGCTCGTTGAGATCGCTCATGGGCTCGAGGCCTCGGCCCACAATTTCATTTGGGTTGTTGGGAAGATTTTCAGACGCGCACAAGAAGGTCGTGTTGGGGACGATGAGAATTGGGTTCCTCAGGGATTTGAAGAGAGAATGATGGAGATGAAGAGAGGGATTTTGATAAGGGGATGGGCCCCGCAGATATTGATGCTGGAGCATGGCGCTGTTGGGGGGTTTATGAGTCACTGTGGCTGGAACTCGACGTTGGAGAGTGTGACTGCTGGGGTCCCCATGATGACGTGGCCGCTGTCGGCGGAGCAATTCTACAATGAGAAGCTGATAACTGATGTGTTGGGGATTGGAGTCCAGGTTGGGAGCAAAGAGTGGCTGTCGTGGAATGCGGAGAGGGAGGAGTTGGTGGGGAGAGAAAAGGTGGAGGCGGTGGTGAGTAGGGTGATGGGTGGCGGTGAGGAGGCGGAGGAGATGAGGAAGCAAGCGAGAGCGCTTGCGGAGAAGGCTAGGAGAGCCGTCGAAGAAGGTGGTTCCTCGTATGAAGGGGTGGATGCTTTGATTTCAGAGCTCAAATCATTGAGAAAGAATTAG
- the LOC18767506 gene encoding scopoletin glucosyltransferase, translated as MSSENREFHIFLLPFMAYGHMIPVSDMAKLFAAQGVKTTIITTPLNAPTFSKATRSSKTNSGRIEVQIKTIKFPSQEAGLPEGCENLDSLPTPEFANNFSKALGLLQEPLERLLLEDQPSCLVADMFFPWATDAAAKFGIPRLLFHGTSFFTLAASDCVRRYQPFKNMSSDSEPFVIPNLPGEIKMTRAQVPDFLKENIENDFTQLMKQAHDSEVGSYGTVVNSFYELEPVYADYYRKLLGRKAWHIGPLSLCNRDNEEKSYRGKEVSIDEHECLKWLNSKKPNSVVYVCFGSMARFSNSQLKEIAAGLEATRLEFIWVVRRGKNDDDVGKEDWLPEGFEERMEGKGLIIRGWAPQVLILDHGAVGGFVTHCGWNSTLEGIAAGLPMVTWPLSAEQFYNDKLVTQVLKIGVGVGDQKWVRVEGDSVKREAIEKAVTQIMVGEEAEEMRSRSKGLAEQARGVIEKGGSSHFDLNALIEELSSHR; from the coding sequence ATGAGTAGTGAAAACCGAGAGTTCCACATATTCTTGTTGCCTTTCATGGCTTATGGGCACATGATACCAGTCTCAGACATGGCAAAGCTATTTGCAGCACAAGGAGTGAAGACAACCATAATCACAACCCCTCTCAACGCCCCAACATTCTCTAAAGCCACCCGATCAAGCAAAACCAACTCCGGCCGCATCGAAGTCCAAATCAAAACCATCAAGTTCCCTTCTCAAGAGGCTGGGCTGCCAGAAGGGTGTGAGAATCTGGACTCACTCCCCACACCAGAATTCGCCAATAATTTCTCTAAAGCATTGGGCTTGCTCCAAGAACCACTCGAACGGCTGCTACTTGAAGACCAACCGTCTTGCCTTGTAGCTGACATGTTTTTTCCTTGGGCAACTGACGCTGCTGCAAAATTTGGCATTCCAAGGCTCCTTTTTCATGGGACTAGTTTCTTCACTTTGGCTGCATCAGATTGTGTGAGGCGATATCAGCCTTTCAAGAACATGTCATCTGATTCAGAACCCTTTGTGATTCCCAATCTTCCAGGGGAGATCAAGATGACAAGAGCCCAAGTGCCTGATTTTCTGAAGGAGAATATTGAAAATGACTTTACCCAGTTAATGAAACAAGCTCATGACTCTGAGGTGGGGAGCTATGGTACTGTTGTCAATAGTTTCTATGAACTTGAACCCGTTTATGCAGATTATTACAGAAAGCTCTTGGGGAGGAAGGCATGGCATATTGGTCCTCTTTCTCTGTGCAACAGGGACAATGAGGAAAAATCATATAGAGGAAAGGAAGTCTCTATTGATGAGCATGAATGTTTGAAGTGGCTTAATtcaaagaaacccaattcagTGGTTTATGTGTGCTTTGGGAGTATGGCCAGATTCAGTAATTCTCAGCTGAAGGAGATTGCAGCTGGGCTTGAGGCTACTAGGCTGGAGTTCATTTGGGTTGTGAGGAGAGGcaaaaatgatgatgatgtgggCAAAGAGGATTGGTTGCCTGAAGGGTTTGAAGAGAGGATGGAAGGAAAAGGGCTAATCATAAGAGGGTGGGCTCCACAAGTCCTGATTCTTGATCACGGGGCTGTTGGGGGATTTGTGACTCATTGTGGGTGGAATTCCACATTGGAAGGAATTGCTGCTGGGTTACCTATGGTGACATGGCCATTGTCTGCAGAGCAATTTTACAATGACAAGTTGGTGACCCAAGTGTTGAAAATTGGGGTTGGTGTTGGTGATCAGAAGTGGGTAAGAGTTGAGGGTGACAGCGTCAAGAGGGAAGCTATTGAGAAAGCTGTGACTCAGATTATGGTGGGTGAGGAAGCAGAGGAAATGAGAAGCAGATCCAAGGGACTAGCAGAGCAGGCAAGAGGGGTTATTGAGAAAGGAGGATCATCCCATTTTGATTTGAATGCTTTAATTGAAGAGTTGAGTTCCCATAGGTAA
- the LOC18767270 gene encoding abscisate beta-glucosyltransferase yields MDSQAEPKLEIFFFPYILGGHLIPMIDLARLFASHGVKATIVTTPHNVLLFQSPILRDQKLGYDIGFHTLNFRSEEFGLPNGCENELTTTNGDMFIKLFMAAMKLQDPLGKLLCEIRPDCLVSDRLYPWTADVTDGLGIPRIVFDGSGCFSHCVEESLRRYAPHERVLSETEAFVVPGLPNKIELKRSMLPDYVKAENGFTLFLNEALEGEIKSYGIVVNSFYELEQAYADYFQKEMKRKTWHIGPVSLHNRSNIDKVERGIKTSIDEHSCLNWLDSREPNSVLYISFGSMPRITSAQLLEIAHGLEASNHPFIWVIGRILDYSSREKQQVESVLLPVGFEERVTKSKGGLIIRGWAPQLLILEHPAVGAYMNHCGWNSIIEGVTAGVPMITWPFSSEQFYNERFILNVIRVGISMGNEHWVPLTELPRVTIKSEKVAKVVNRLMGSEEAEVLGMRKRAAEYRNKAMRAFEEGGSSYANVDAFIAELKSRRKNQNGHV; encoded by the coding sequence ATGGATTCACAAGCTGAACCCaaacttgaaattttctttttcccataCATTCTTGGTGGTCACTTGATCCCCATGATAGATTTAGCCAGACTCTTTGCATCTCATGGAGTGAAGGCCACCATTGTCACAACCCCTCACAATGTCCTCCTCTTTCAAAGCCCCATCCTCAGAGACCAAAAATTAGGCTATGATATTGGCTTCCACACTCTGAATTTCCGATCAGAAGAGTTTGGCCTACCAAATGGTTGTGAAAATGAGCTCACAACCACTAATGGTGACATGTTCATCAAGCTCTTCATGGCTGCTATGAAACTTCAAGACCCTCTTGGGAAGCTCCTTTGTGAGATCAGACCAGACTGTCTCGTCTCCGACAGGCTTTATCCTTGGACAGCAGATGTCACTGATGGCCTTGGCATTCCGCGGATTGTGTTCGATGGGAGTGGTTGCTTCTCTCATTGCGTGGAAGAGAGCCTCAGACGCTACGCACCGCATGAGAGAGTTTTATCTGAAACAGAGGCTTTTGTTGTGCCTGGCCTGCCCAACAAGATTGAGCTGAAGAGGTCAATGCTGCCAGATTATGTCAAAGCTGAAAATGGCTTCACTCTGTTCCTCAATGAGGCTCTGGAGGGTGAGATTAAAAGCTATGGGATTGTGGTCAACAGCTTCTATGAGTTGGAACAAGCTTATGCTGATTATTTTCAAAAggagatgaagagaaaaacATGGCACATAGGGCCAGTCTCATTGCACAACAGAAGCAACATTGACAAAGTTGAAAGAGGTATTAAAACCTCCATTGATGAGCACAGTTGTTTGAATTGGCTTGATTCTAGAGAACCCAACTCTGTTCTTTACATCAGCTTTGGAAGCATGCCAAGGATCACTTCAGCTCAGCTCTTGGAGATTGCTCATGGGCTTGAAGCCTCCAACCACCCTTTCATTTGGGTGATTGGGAGAATTTTAGATTATTCATCCAGAGAGAAGCAACAAGTAGAAAGTGTTCTGCTTCCTGTTGGGTTTGAAGAAAGAGTTACAAAATCAAAAGGAGGGCTCATAATCAGAGGCTGGGCTCCTCAGCTTCTGATTCTAGAACATCCAGCAGTTGGGGCTTATATGAACCATTGTGGATGGAACTCAATCATTGAAGGTGTCACAGCTGGTGTGCCTATGATCACATGGCCTTTCTCCTCTGAGCAATTTTACAATGAGAGATTCATTCTCAATGTAATAAGGGTTGGGATTTCAATGGGAAATGAGCACTGGGTTCCATTGACGGAGCTGCCTAGAGTGACCATCAAGAGTGAGAAAGTAGCCAAAGTTGTGAACAGACTAATGGGCAGTGAAGAAGCTGAAGTTCTGGGCATGAGAAAGAGAGCAGCTGAGTATAGAAACAAAGCCATGAGAGCTTTTGAAGAAGGCGGCTCTTCCTATGCAAATGTTGATGCTTTCATAGCTGAGCTCAAGTCTCGCCGGAAAAATCAAAATGGTCATGTGTAA